The Echeneis naucrates chromosome 23, fEcheNa1.1, whole genome shotgun sequence genome has a segment encoding these proteins:
- the dennd6b gene encoding protein DENND6B — protein sequence MNQFGSGSPRTGGDGLGPWSRFASWLECVCVVTFDLELGQAIELVYPPDVRLTEKEKTSICYLSFPDSYSGCLGDTQFSFRLRQSVGRRTSRFGDVYNRDAPVTLQREVSHFFGYVYFRQVKDVSVKRGYFQKSLVLVSKLPYIHLFHSLLQIIAPEFFEKLEPCLEAVCNEIDQWPSPVPGLTLNLPLMGVVLQVRIPSKTDKPGGSPVKQAAKENLLPAPTLLPTIHELDLFRCFQSVLIHLQMLWELMLLGEPVVVMAPSPTVSSETVLALVSSISPLKFCCDFRPYFTIHDSEFREYTTRTQAPPNVVLGVTNPFFIKTFQSWPHVVRLGEVRMAGDLPKQVKVKKPSKLKTLDNKPGIYTTYKTFLHRDKILIKRLLKGVQRKRPSEVQSAILRRHLLELTQSFIIPLERYMASLMPLQRSVTPWKTPPQIRSFSQDEFMSTLDHTGPQLTSVLKGDWMGLYRKFFRSPNFDGWYRQRHREMTQKLESLHLEVVCDADLLTWTRDKSEVEIVDLILKLREKLMKARIQQLQVKDGVLHKLDAFIHTMIITLPRDLQTVLHTDSHIDFNSDVVDSS from the exons ATGAACCAGTTCGGGTCTGGTTCTCCCCGGACTGGCGGGGACGGCCTGGGTCCCTGGTCCCGTTTCGCCTCCTGGctggaatgtgtttgtgtcgtCACCTTCGACCTGGAGCTCGGACAAGCCATTGAG CTGGTTTATCCTCCAGATGTGAGACTCACAGAGAAAGAG AAAACCAGCATCTGCTACCTTTCCTTCCCTGACTCATACTCAG GGTGCCTCGGTGACACTCAATTTAGCTTCAGGTTACGTCAGTCTGTCGGACGCCGAACTTCCAGGTTTGGAGATGTATATAACCGAGATGCTCCAGTTACACTGCAG aGGGAAGTATCCCATTTCTTTGGTTACGTCTATTTCAGACAAGTGAAGGATGTCTCTGTGAAAAGAGGATACTTCCAGAAG TCTCTGGTGTTGGTGTCCAAGTTGCCGTATATCCATCTTTTCCACTCGTTGCTACAGATCATTGCACCTGAATTCTTTGAGAAGCTGGAGCCTTGCCTTGAAGCAG TTTGTAACGAGATTGACCAGTGGCCCTCACCTGTACCAGGACTGACCCTCAACCTGCCTTTGATGGGCGTCGTTCTACAG GTGAGGATTCCTTCAAAAACAGATAAACCAGGAGGAAGTCCGGTTAAACAGGCTGCCAAAGAG aaCCTCCTGCCAGCACCAACGTTACTTCCCACTATCCACGAGCTGGACCTGTTCAG GTGTTTCCAGTCAGTGCTTATCCACCTGCAGATGCTCTGGGAGCTCATGTTACTGGGGGAACCTGTAGTTGTCATGGCACCGTCTCCCACCGTCTCCTCAGAAACTGTGCTGGCACTTGTCAG ctccatcagTCCTCTGAAGTTCTGCTGTGACTTCCGCCCTTACTTCACCATCCACGACAGTGAATTCAGGGAGTATACCACAAGGACTCAGGCCCC GCCGAATGTAGTTCTGGGAGTCACGAACCCGTTCTTCATAAAGACGTTTCAGTCATGGCCTCATGTTGTCAGACTCGGGGAGGTCAGGATGGCAG GTGACTTACCTAAACAAGTGAAGGTGAAGAAACCCTCAAAATTGAAGACTCTTGACAACAAACCAG ggaTCTACACAACCTACAAGACCTTCCTGCACAGAGACAAGATCCTGATCAAAAGGCTGCTGAAG GGCGTCCAGAGGAAGCGTCCGTCAGAGGTCCAGAGCGCCATCCTTAGGAGACACCTGCTGGAGCTGACGCAGAGCTTCATCATCCCTCTT GAGCGGTACATGGCCAGTTTGATGCCTTTGCAGAGATCTGTGACACCCTGGAAG ACTCCTCCTCAGATCCGCTCTTTCAGCCAGGATGAGTTCATGTCCACTCTGGATCACACTGGGCCCCAGCTCACCTCAGTGCTCAAAGGTGATTGGATGGGACTGTACAG GAAGTTCTTCAGGTCTCCAAACTTTGACGGTTGGTATCGTCAGCGGCACAGAGAAATGACTCAGAAACTGGAGAGTCTGCACCTGGAGGTTGTCTGTGATGCT GACCTGCTCACTTGGACCAGAGACAAGTCCGAGGTGGAGATTGTGGACCTGATTCTGAAGCTCAGAGAGAAACTG atgaaaGCTCGcatacagcagctgcaggtgaagGACGGAGTGTTACACAAACTAGACGCTTTTATACACACAATGATCATCACACTGCCCCGAGACCTGCAGACTGTattacacacagactcacataTAGACTTTAACTCTGATGTTGTTGATTCTTCATGA
- the gcc1 gene encoding GRIP and coiled-coil domain-containing protein 1: MEKFGMSFGGGPSRKEMLDTIESQKKHLIQYQTRFKDVVRAYKSLLKEKEALEASLKVLTLTQEVDLNQVDPAATSPGPPEDGCSLHSEDSEDTVASVDTHSETTRGDQSEEDQGEQLGSVMQRVERVELEMGGVESFGVGVDSQQQTTPLSNVETERRFVQLKGQLTTLTSALATVTQEKSRMEASFQADKRQLKQEVEELEDRLATMLMQQETELHALQQQLAESRARVIMQQHEREQEQGDHAQQLRELQRILQQERDLRQDAELRLQDATTALLVTSQAVDRGAESEAHLNQVMEERDELRKKLQAAEEDQRKPDPRVDELQQELTELKTHFQKLIYSETKKVCEAEDRAQAAEVRVAGLEQRVSELSDLVGSCERARQRDQQAAQRLRDRILQLDMENKTLAVAASGRSTSDLVMDESQLEVGALKEKLEKVKNLLLLAAQKNPDQKIEDLVETEVGGDKSVLVYQQELRQLKDEFERYKLRAQVVLKNKNVKDGCQAKELEEVRDQLSELKEKYISLRIQSDEVEAHHRHQQEEWQQAAATLQQSHRQEVDRAEALHREELLRMEAELHKQRGRTMALMDEKDQELERLRAAVFSRSERNEMPKTESEPEPEREGDVVSQALRRVAPTEPTLLLYAEQLARKEVEVGGLRRHKHRLEDDVHQLQARLIANGVRHDEEVAALRGQLDKLIRDQSREGANMEYLKNVIYKFLTLQDASGRHQTLIAILTILHFSPQEKQHVLQLQGAPWWTTKR, from the exons ATGGAGAAGTTTGGGATGAGTTTTGGTGGCGGTCCCAGTAGGAAGGAGATGCTGGACACCATTGAGTCCCAGAAAAAGCACCTGATCCAGTACCAGACCCGCTTCAAGGATGTGGTCCGAGCCTACAAGAGTCttctgaaggagaaggaggctCTTGAGGCCAGTCTGAAGGTCCTGACCTTGACTCAGGAGGTGGACTTGAACCAGGTGGACCCGGCCGCCACCAGTCCGGGTCCTCCAGAGGATGGCTGCTCTCTGCACAGTGAGGACAGTGAAGACACTGTGGCTTCCGTGGACACGCACAGTGAGACCACCAGGGGAGACCAGTCTGAGGAAGACCAGGGAGAACAGCTCGGCTCAGTG ATGCAGAGAGTGGAGAGGGTGGAACTTGAGATGGGTGGTGTTGAGAGCTTCGGTGTGGGCGTGGACTCTCAGCAGCAGACCACGCCCCTCTCCAACGTTGAAACAGAGCGTCGGTTTGTGCAGTTGAAGGGCCAACTGACCACGCTCACCAGCGCCCTGGCAACGGTAACGCAAGAGAAGTCGCGAATGGAGGCAAGTTTCCAGGCCGACAAGCGCCAGCtgaagcaggaagtggaggagctggaagaCCGTCTCGCCACCATGTTGATGCAGCAGGAGACAGAGCTGcatgctctgcagcagcagctggcgGAGAGTCGTGCTCGTGTCATCATGCAGCAGCATGAGCGTGAGCAGGAGCAAGGAGACCATGCCCAGCAGTTGCGTGAGCTGCAGAGGATCCTGCAGCAGGAGCGAGACCTGCGGCAGGATGCCGAGCTCCGCCTACAGGATGCCACCACCGCCCTTTTGGTGACGTCCCAGGCTGTGGACCGGGGGGCAGAGTCTGAGGCTCACCTCAACCaggtgatggaggagagagatgaactgaggaagaagctgcaggctgctgaggaggaccagaggaaaCCAGATCCTAGAgtggatgagctgcagcaggagctgaCAGAGCTGAAAACTCACTTCCAGAAGTTGATCTACAGTGAGACTAAGAAG GTTTGCGAGGCGGAGGACCGGGCCCAGGCAGCCGAAGTCCGGGTGGCGGGTCTGGAACAGCGAGTGTCTGAGCTGTCGGACCTTGTAGGCTCCTGTGAGAGGGCCAGGCAGCGAGACCAGCAGGCGGCCCAAAGGCTCCGGGACCGGATCCTGCAGTTGGACATGGAAAACAAAACGTTGGCTGTTGCTGCCTCTGGCAGGTCGACTTCTGACCTTGTCATGGACGAGTCACAGCTGGAAGTGGGCGCGTTGaaggagaagctggagaaggtgaagaatctgctgctgctggcggcTCAGAAGAATCCAGACCAGAAGATCGAAGACCTGGTGGAGACAGAGGTGGGTGGGGACAAATCTGTTCTGGTCTACCAGCAGGAACTGCGGCAGCTCAAGGATGAATTTGAGCGCTACAAACTGCGGGCACAGGTGGTGCTGAAGAACAAGAATGTTAAAGATGGCTGCCAGGccaaggagctggaggaggtccGTGACCAGCTGTCTGAGCTGAAAGAGAAGTACATCAGCCTGCGCATTCAGAGCGACGAGGTTGAAGCCCACCACCGCCATCAGCAGGAGGAgtggcagcaggcagcagcaacactgcagcagagccacAGACAAGAAGTGGACCGGGCTGAAGCACTGCACCGCGAAGAGTTACTGCGTATGGAGGCGGAGCTTCATAAACAGAGGGGGAGGACCATGGCCCTGATGGATGAAAAGGACCAGGAGTTGGAGAGGCTGCGTGCCGCTGTTTTCAGCCGCAGCGAGCGCAACGAGATGCCCAAAACTGAAAGTGAGCCTGAACCTGAGAGAGAGGGTGATGTTGTCAGTCAAGCCCTGCGACGGGTAGCACCTACTGAGCCCACGCTGCTTCTCTATGCTGAACAGCTGGCCCGGAAGGAGGTGGAAGTGGGCGGGCTGCGGCGTCATAAACATCGGCTAGAGGACGATGTCCACCAGCTGCAGGCCAGGCTCATTGCCAACGGGGTGCGGCATGATGAGGAGGTGGCGGCGCTCCGAGGACAACTGGACAAACTGATTCGAGACCAGAGTCGAGAGGGCGCCAACATGGAGTACCTGAAAAATGTCATCTACAAGTTCCTGACGCTGCAGGATGCCAGTGGGAGGCACCAGACGCTCATTGCCATTCTAACCATCCTACACTTTAGCCCCCAGGAGAAACAGCACGTTCTACAGCTGCAGGGGGCGCCGTGGTGGACCACTAAGAGATAG
- the LOC115036585 gene encoding ADP-ribosylation factor 4 isoform X2, with amino-acid sequence MGLTISSLFSRFFGKKQMRILMVGLDAAGKTTILYKLKLGEIVTTIPTIGFNVETVEYKNICFTVWDVGGQDKIRPLWRHYFQNTQGLIFVVDSNDRERVAESAEELSKMIQEDELKEAVLLVFANKQDLPNAMGVSELTDKLGLHSLRSRTVRINSPWHAQATCATQGTGLYEGLDWLSNELSKR; translated from the exons ATGGGCCTGACGATCTCGTCTCTGTTCTCCCGGTTCTTCGGGAAGAAGCAGATGAGGATCCTGATGG TGGGTTTGGACGCAGCTGGAAAAACTACAATCCTGTACAAACTGAAGCTCGGAGAGATCGTCACGACCATCCCGACCATCG GTTTTAATGTGGAGACGGTGGAGTACAAGAACATCTGTTTCACAGTCTGGGACGTTGGTGGTCAGGATAAGATCAGACCTCTGTGGAGACACTACTTTCAGAACACACAG ggTCTGATCTTTGTGGTGGACAgtaatgacagagagagagtggcaGAGTCTGCTGAGGAGCTTTCAAAGATG ATCCAGGAGGACGAGCTGAAGGAGGCAGTTCTTCTGGTGTTTGCTAACAAACAGGATCTTCCCAATGCCATGGGAGTCAGTGAACTCACCGATAAACTGGGTCTGCACAGCCTGCGCAGCAGAACTGTAAGGATCAACTCACCA TGGCACGCTCAGGCCACCTGTGCAACTCAGGGCACGGGTCTGTACGAGGGTCTGGACTGGCTGTCCAATGAGCTGTCAAAACGCTAG
- the LOC115036585 gene encoding ADP-ribosylation factor 4 isoform X1, with translation MGLTISSLFSRFFGKKQMRILMVGLDAAGKTTILYKLKLGEIVTTIPTIGFNVETVEYKNICFTVWDVGGQDKIRPLWRHYFQNTQGLIFVVDSNDRERVAESAEELSKMIQEDELKEAVLLVFANKQDLPNAMGVSELTDKLGLHSLRSRTWHAQATCATQGTGLYEGLDWLSNELSKR, from the exons ATGGGCCTGACGATCTCGTCTCTGTTCTCCCGGTTCTTCGGGAAGAAGCAGATGAGGATCCTGATGG TGGGTTTGGACGCAGCTGGAAAAACTACAATCCTGTACAAACTGAAGCTCGGAGAGATCGTCACGACCATCCCGACCATCG GTTTTAATGTGGAGACGGTGGAGTACAAGAACATCTGTTTCACAGTCTGGGACGTTGGTGGTCAGGATAAGATCAGACCTCTGTGGAGACACTACTTTCAGAACACACAG ggTCTGATCTTTGTGGTGGACAgtaatgacagagagagagtggcaGAGTCTGCTGAGGAGCTTTCAAAGATG ATCCAGGAGGACGAGCTGAAGGAGGCAGTTCTTCTGGTGTTTGCTAACAAACAGGATCTTCCCAATGCCATGGGAGTCAGTGAACTCACCGATAAACTGGGTCTGCACAGCCTGCGCAGCAGAACT TGGCACGCTCAGGCCACCTGTGCAACTCAGGGCACGGGTCTGTACGAGGGTCTGGACTGGCTGTCCAATGAGCTGTCAAAACGCTAG